In a genomic window of Halobiforma lacisalsi AJ5:
- a CDS encoding DUF5785 family protein translates to MSNEWPVDPDGEEGSEGMRKYDMRIIADKVDEEEDFPLDVAEFVDEYGDYPIRINHETVVAMSEIFEYIDDDEFEEIVDMHKAVGAAMREGDFWTYHPQGEDPEKVHA, encoded by the coding sequence ATGAGCAACGAGTGGCCAGTCGATCCCGACGGCGAGGAGGGCAGCGAGGGGATGCGCAAGTACGACATGCGTATCATCGCGGACAAGGTCGACGAGGAGGAGGACTTCCCGCTCGACGTCGCGGAGTTCGTCGACGAGTACGGCGACTACCCGATCCGCATCAACCACGAGACGGTCGTCGCGATGAGTGAGATCTTCGAGTACATCGACGACGACGAGTTCGAGGAGATCGTCGACATGCACAAGGCCGTCGGGGCGGCCATGCGCGAGGGGGACTTCTGGACGTACCACCCGCAGGGCGAGGATCCCGAGAAGGTCCACGCGTAA
- the mct gene encoding succinyl-CoA:mesaconate CoA-transferase, protein MGALSNLRVLDLTQVLAGPYCTMLLADMGADVVKIERPGGDLIRSNPPFVDDAETEAYGGYFQSVNRGKRSIELDFGDDEDRADFLSLVEEADVVVENYRSGTMAKYDLEYETLREHNPQLIYSSIRGFGDPRTGETHRQGQPSFDLIAQALGGVMEITGSADGPPTKVGPGVGDLFTATLNCIGILAAVNHREQTGEGQYVDTGMYDAMVSLTERAIYQQSYTGEAPTRRGNSHPTLFPYDAFETADGYAVIAAFGTNHWREVCAAMGREDLAEEYPDRASRLEHRDYLREQIADWTLERTTDDLVDALEGRVPVAPVQNTEDIFADPHVHARDMLVPVEQPGTDAEVEIAGSPIKMTETPPEPRGRAPLLDEHREEVLGEEAETPADD, encoded by the coding sequence ATGGGTGCGCTTTCGAACCTGCGCGTGCTGGACCTGACGCAGGTGCTCGCCGGACCGTACTGTACGATGTTGCTCGCGGACATGGGCGCGGACGTAGTCAAGATCGAGCGCCCCGGCGGCGACCTGATTCGGTCGAACCCGCCGTTCGTCGACGACGCCGAGACGGAGGCCTACGGCGGCTACTTCCAGAGCGTGAACCGGGGGAAGCGAAGCATCGAACTCGACTTCGGCGACGACGAGGACCGCGCGGACTTCCTCTCGCTCGTCGAGGAGGCCGACGTCGTCGTCGAAAACTACCGCTCGGGAACGATGGCGAAGTACGACCTCGAGTACGAGACGCTCCGCGAGCACAACCCACAGCTCATCTACTCCTCGATCCGCGGCTTTGGCGACCCACGGACCGGCGAGACGCACCGACAGGGCCAGCCCTCCTTCGACCTCATCGCGCAGGCGCTGGGCGGCGTCATGGAGATCACGGGGTCGGCCGATGGCCCGCCGACGAAGGTCGGTCCCGGAGTCGGCGACCTCTTCACCGCGACGCTGAACTGTATCGGCATCCTCGCGGCCGTCAACCACCGCGAACAGACCGGCGAGGGCCAGTACGTCGACACCGGGATGTACGACGCAATGGTCAGCCTCACCGAACGCGCGATCTACCAGCAGTCCTACACCGGCGAGGCGCCCACGCGCCGCGGGAACTCCCACCCGACCCTGTTCCCCTACGACGCCTTCGAGACCGCCGACGGCTACGCCGTGATCGCCGCCTTCGGCACCAACCACTGGCGGGAAGTCTGTGCCGCCATGGGTCGTGAAGACCTCGCCGAGGAGTACCCGGACCGCGCCTCCCGACTCGAGCACCGCGACTACCTGCGCGAGCAGATCGCCGACTGGACCCTCGAGCGGACGACCGACGACCTCGTCGACGCGCTCGAGGGCCGTGTCCCGGTCGCGCCGGTCCAGAACACGGAAGACATCTTCGCGGACCCGCACGTCCACGCGCGGGACATGCTGGTGCCGGTGGAGCAGCCGGGGACGGACGCGGAGGTCGAGATCGCGGGTTCGCCGATCAAGATGACGGAGACGCCGCCGGAGCCACGGGGACGTGCGCCCCTCCTGGACGAGCACCGCGAGGAAGTGCTGGGCGAGGAAGCGGAGACGCCGGCCGACGACTGA
- a CDS encoding CBS domain-containing protein: MESELSVKEVLTTEYVGVSESDSVQGAVKLMREERAGAVLVVRGTDPVGIMTEWDVLGLVAEEHDPAETTVGEVMTTPVISVSSDRSLSDAANLMARENIRNVVVEDETDGEVLGLVTQRDVIAAAGSFQGTVTPPRSTDPGTGAGTNPGTAVTGSETGAEGEPISDDLAREPPLGTEEGESSVLPNGGDEYSTQGVCEACGSLADSLWESNGQLVCSDCRTV, from the coding sequence ATGGAATCGGAACTGTCGGTCAAGGAGGTCCTGACGACCGAATACGTCGGGGTCAGTGAATCGGACTCCGTCCAGGGTGCCGTCAAACTCATGCGCGAGGAACGGGCGGGCGCGGTGCTCGTCGTTCGGGGGACGGACCCGGTCGGAATCATGACCGAATGGGACGTCCTCGGACTGGTCGCCGAGGAGCACGACCCCGCCGAAACGACGGTCGGCGAAGTAATGACGACGCCGGTAATCTCCGTCTCGTCGGATCGGTCGCTCTCCGACGCGGCCAACCTGATGGCCCGGGAGAACATCCGCAACGTCGTCGTCGAGGACGAAACCGACGGCGAGGTTCTCGGCCTCGTCACCCAGCGAGACGTCATCGCTGCGGCGGGATCGTTCCAGGGGACGGTGACGCCACCGCGATCGACCGACCCCGGCACCGGTGCCGGAACGAACCCGGGGACCGCCGTGACCGGCTCCGAGACAGGGGCCGAAGGGGAACCGATATCGGACGACCTGGCCCGAGAGCCCCCGCTCGGGACCGAGGAGGGCGAGTCATCGGTCCTGCCCAACGGCGGTGACGAGTACTCCACGCAGGGCGTCTGCGAGGCCTGTGGTTCGCTCGCTGATTCGTTGTGGGAGTCGAACGGCCAGCTCGTCTGTTCGGACTGCCGGACGGTCTGA
- a CDS encoding HalOD1 output domain-containing protein has protein sequence MLLSVDRTEGDDVQPLSFEVIAAIAEREGVDPTEIEPPEYDALYDVVNPEALDSLFAPREDGTPRGTGQVEFQFCGYHVVVTSEGEVDVSESEHSLP, from the coding sequence ATGCTACTCTCAGTCGACCGTACGGAAGGTGACGACGTCCAGCCGCTCAGCTTCGAGGTAATCGCTGCGATCGCCGAACGAGAGGGCGTCGATCCCACCGAAATCGAACCCCCCGAATACGACGCGCTGTACGACGTGGTCAACCCCGAAGCGCTGGACTCGCTGTTCGCTCCTCGGGAGGATGGGACCCCTCGAGGAACGGGACAGGTCGAGTTCCAGTTCTGCGGATACCACGTCGTCGTCACGAGCGAGGGGGAAGTCGACGTTTCCGAATCCGAGCACTCACTCCCGTAG
- a CDS encoding acyl-CoA thioesterase has protein sequence MSTDVSDVSDDSDYDYEVELEVRLRDIDFMGHVNNATYATYLEQAREAFFRDALGVSLVDTGTVLVNLEIDYVRPIAADSDVTVAVDVPELGDSSLPLEYEIRADGRRAATASTVQVVRDPDTGDSVPLPDEWRSRIETHWE, from the coding sequence GTGTCGACGGACGTGAGCGACGTCAGTGACGACTCCGATTACGATTACGAGGTCGAACTGGAGGTACGGCTCCGGGACATCGATTTCATGGGGCACGTCAACAACGCAACGTACGCCACGTATCTCGAGCAGGCCCGTGAAGCGTTTTTCCGGGACGCACTCGGCGTTTCGCTCGTCGACACCGGGACGGTTCTGGTCAACCTCGAGATCGACTACGTTCGCCCGATCGCGGCCGACTCGGACGTTACCGTGGCGGTCGACGTGCCGGAACTCGGCGACTCGAGTCTTCCCCTCGAGTACGAGATCCGGGCGGACGGCCGGCGTGCGGCGACCGCGAGTACCGTACAGGTCGTCCGCGATCCGGACACCGGCGATTCGGTTCCGTTACCCGACGAGTGGCGCTCCCGGATCGAAACCCACTGGGAGTAG
- a CDS encoding DUF7504 family protein — translation MVTEYGSGGTDLGTFARTLERLKREGCNVLLVGANATDCHGVVCRRLCGAAGPEPRRRLFVTDGEGPVAEDAAMERGKASGNGAAVRDAEHVGETIRIDEHDSLGTIGIDIVEAIDDLEDEVGGFAPSELRLCMDSVADLLREHDAERVFRLLHVTASRVDHIDGMGHYHLPLERDHDAVNLLEPLFDAVVELRVRSDGDRREQRWHLRDGETTDWISL, via the coding sequence ATGGTGACGGAATACGGGAGCGGGGGGACCGATCTGGGGACGTTCGCGCGGACGCTCGAGCGGCTCAAGCGGGAGGGGTGTAACGTCTTGCTGGTCGGCGCGAACGCCACGGACTGTCACGGCGTCGTCTGTCGCCGACTCTGTGGGGCCGCAGGGCCGGAACCGCGACGCCGGCTGTTCGTCACCGACGGCGAGGGACCGGTCGCCGAGGACGCCGCGATGGAACGGGGGAAAGCATCCGGAAACGGGGCGGCGGTCCGTGACGCCGAGCACGTCGGCGAGACGATCCGGATCGACGAGCACGACTCGCTCGGGACGATCGGGATCGATATCGTCGAAGCCATCGACGACCTCGAGGACGAGGTCGGCGGGTTCGCGCCGTCCGAACTGCGGCTCTGTATGGATTCGGTCGCCGACCTCCTCCGAGAGCACGACGCCGAGCGCGTCTTCAGACTGCTTCACGTGACGGCCTCTCGCGTCGATCACATCGACGGGATGGGCCACTACCACCTTCCGCTCGAGCGCGACCACGACGCCGTCAACCTCCTCGAACCGCTGTTCGACGCGGTCGTCGAACTCCGGGTCCGGTCCGATGGCGACCGCCGCGAACAGCGGTGGCATCTCCGCGACGGGGAGACCACCGACTGGATTTCGCTGTAG
- a CDS encoding type IV pilin produces MNHRGTSSVVGVVLLVAITVILAGSVGVFVFSLGGTPSEPGPVAGATADATFTLSGAASCDGEVVRLRHVAGDPVNVTDMEVTVRIRGGEMEATLTNLPSEDSSLDDDHVDGDTDVIDQSGCAGGVIVDSSDDPPRWNSGSVVEFRVNHGPSTTDLESGDEIEILVTDTDAGTVVASETLTA; encoded by the coding sequence ATGAACCACCGGGGGACGAGTTCGGTCGTCGGCGTCGTGTTGCTGGTCGCGATCACCGTGATCCTGGCCGGCTCCGTCGGCGTATTCGTGTTTTCGCTCGGGGGGACGCCGTCCGAACCGGGACCCGTCGCCGGAGCGACGGCGGATGCGACCTTTACGCTCTCGGGCGCGGCGAGCTGTGACGGGGAAGTGGTCAGGTTACGCCACGTGGCCGGCGATCCCGTCAACGTCACCGATATGGAGGTCACGGTGCGGATCCGGGGCGGCGAGATGGAAGCGACGCTGACGAATCTTCCCTCGGAGGACTCGAGTCTCGACGACGACCACGTCGACGGCGACACCGACGTGATCGATCAGAGCGGCTGTGCCGGCGGCGTTATCGTCGACTCGAGCGACGACCCGCCACGGTGGAACTCCGGGTCCGTCGTCGAGTTCAGGGTGAACCACGGCCCGAGCACTACGGACCTCGAGTCGGGAGACGAGATCGAGATACTCGTGACGGACACCGACGCCGGAACGGTCGTCGCGTCCGAGACGTTGACCGCCTGA
- a CDS encoding GTP cyclohydrolase III, which yields MTNTQVTLVQIDNYGPWTVTPEPRREADLQTLQSRLFADISQFVGARGGYVFFTRFDNMIAVTNGLSMTDHELLQESVGNRYPVTLSLGVATGTDPVHALSDATERLQEAGSAQDEDRRECLEGRAIEEAHRTADDVQIAHFDVINATGNYTDELNAFDTFIEIEQGYAELMRHMRYAHDSLSFFVGGDNVIVVCPDLEEADYEEAIHHVENAVDVSLQVGVGRGETAHDAGFAAKHALETCRADGTRVELEW from the coding sequence GTGACAAATACGCAGGTTACGCTCGTCCAGATCGACAACTACGGTCCGTGGACGGTGACGCCGGAGCCCCGTCGGGAAGCCGATCTCCAGACGCTGCAGTCGCGACTTTTCGCCGACATCTCGCAGTTCGTCGGCGCTCGAGGCGGCTACGTCTTTTTCACCCGCTTCGACAACATGATCGCCGTCACCAACGGCCTCTCGATGACCGACCACGAACTGTTACAGGAGTCAGTCGGAAACCGCTACCCCGTCACGCTCAGCCTCGGCGTCGCCACCGGCACCGACCCGGTTCACGCGCTGTCGGACGCGACCGAGCGGCTGCAGGAGGCCGGGAGCGCCCAGGACGAAGACCGACGCGAGTGTCTCGAGGGCCGGGCCATCGAGGAGGCCCACCGAACCGCCGACGACGTCCAGATCGCCCACTTCGACGTGATCAACGCGACCGGCAACTACACGGACGAACTCAACGCCTTCGACACGTTCATCGAGATCGAACAGGGGTACGCCGAACTCATGCGGCACATGCGGTACGCCCACGACAGCCTCTCGTTTTTCGTCGGTGGCGACAACGTGATCGTCGTCTGTCCAGACCTCGAGGAGGCCGACTACGAGGAGGCGATCCACCACGTCGAGAACGCCGTCGACGTCAGCCTCCAGGTCGGCGTCGGCCGCGGCGAGACAGCCCACGACGCCGGCTTCGCGGCGAAACACGCCCTCGAGACCTGTCGTGCCGACGGGACCCGGGTCGAACTCGAGTGGTAG
- a CDS encoding ribonuclease H-like domain-containing protein has translation MRIENSFIPVRGVGEKTERRLWEAGVTHWDEFDGSVVGETLADRIDAFIEEGQRHLDRGDVSPFAEKLPAASRWRLYENVREETCFLDIETTGLDASCNDVTTVSLHRGGETKTFVKGRDLTADRLGRELESSSLLVTFNGQRFDVPFLETCYDLDVSVPHVDLMYPCKKLGLDGGLKQIERDVGIDRELDDLSGRDAVRLWHEYERGDESALETLVEYNRADTRNMEPLMDVVADRLHERVFEAARPSE, from the coding sequence GTGCGAATCGAGAACAGCTTCATTCCCGTTCGGGGGGTCGGCGAGAAGACCGAGCGACGCCTGTGGGAAGCGGGGGTCACGCACTGGGACGAGTTCGACGGCAGCGTCGTCGGGGAGACGCTGGCAGACCGGATCGACGCGTTCATCGAAGAGGGGCAGCGACACCTCGATCGTGGCGACGTTTCGCCGTTCGCGGAGAAACTCCCGGCTGCGAGCCGCTGGCGGCTCTACGAGAACGTCAGGGAGGAGACCTGCTTCCTCGACATCGAGACGACGGGACTCGACGCGAGCTGTAACGACGTGACGACGGTCAGCCTCCACCGCGGGGGCGAGACGAAGACCTTCGTCAAGGGCCGGGATCTCACTGCGGATCGGCTCGGCCGGGAACTCGAGTCGTCGTCGCTCCTGGTCACGTTCAACGGCCAGCGGTTCGACGTCCCCTTCCTCGAGACCTGTTACGACCTCGACGTGTCGGTCCCGCACGTCGACCTCATGTACCCCTGCAAGAAGCTGGGGCTGGACGGAGGGTTGAAACAGATCGAACGGGACGTCGGCATCGACCGCGAGCTGGACGATCTGAGCGGCCGGGACGCCGTCCGACTCTGGCACGAGTACGAACGCGGCGACGAATCGGCGCTGGAGACGCTGGTCGAGTACAACCGGGCCGACACGCGGAACATGGAGCCGCTGATGGACGTCGTCGCCGACAGGCTCCACGAACGGGTGTTCGAGGCCGCACGCCCTTCCGAGTGA
- a CDS encoding GNAT family N-acetyltransferase encodes MTSDSAEDEDKDGDQNEDENGEDNMDSSIEIEPATTADIDAITELWVRLARDQRRHESAVRAEPNRDVMRETLAAHCTAGGLLVARINGDIAGFASFSIEHGTLELDTDRGTLTNLYVEPPYRDRGIGTALLEAAERRLAEQGIEVMTLEVMAENDAARRFYREQGYDPFRVGMQRSLDDRSENDTHSKEDG; translated from the coding sequence ATGACATCGGACTCGGCGGAGGACGAGGACAAGGACGGGGACCAGAACGAGGACGAGAACGGGGAGGATAACATGGACTCGAGCATCGAAATCGAACCCGCGACGACCGCCGACATCGACGCCATCACCGAACTGTGGGTGCGGCTGGCTCGCGACCAGCGCCGCCACGAATCCGCGGTTCGTGCCGAGCCGAACCGCGACGTGATGCGGGAGACGCTCGCGGCCCACTGTACCGCGGGTGGGCTCCTCGTCGCGCGAATAAACGGCGACATCGCGGGGTTCGCCTCTTTCTCGATCGAACACGGGACCCTCGAACTCGACACCGACCGGGGAACGCTCACGAACCTCTACGTCGAACCACCCTACCGTGACCGGGGGATCGGGACGGCGCTGCTCGAGGCCGCCGAACGCAGACTCGCCGAGCAGGGCATCGAGGTGATGACACTCGAGGTGATGGCCGAGAACGACGCTGCTCGCCGGTTCTACCGGGAACAGGGATACGACCCGTTCCGGGTCGGAATGCAGCGTTCGCTCGACGACCGGTCGGAAAACGACACACACTCAAAGGAGGACGGGTAA